A part of Vigna radiata var. radiata cultivar VC1973A chromosome 11, Vradiata_ver6, whole genome shotgun sequence genomic DNA contains:
- the LOC106777296 gene encoding BOI-related E3 ubiquitin-protein ligase 1 isoform X1, which produces MAVQAQYPSNVLFLNCSKSGKEPPLDYSLPGEFLDHNQSSMLFNNGGSNSRKRGRETAAAKAIAPNLVNSFSLQSQSQSPHFVDLTQLHNQNVVSTGLGLSFGDQQLNQQQQQNHGCRSSSFLSLLPDGLTLQIKQQHDEIDRFLQVQGEQLRRALTEKRKRHYRALLRAAEESVLRQLREKETEVEKATRRNAELEARAAQLGVETQLWQAKAKAQEATAASLQAQLQQAMMSCEDRGGGLSCAGGEAEDAESACVDPERAGPKCRGCAKRVASVVVLPCRHLCICAQCNTHFRACPVCLTVKNSTVQVYLS; this is translated from the exons ATGGCTGTTCAAGCTCAATACCCCTCCAATGTACTCTTTCTAAACTGCAG CAAAAGCGGAAAAGAACCACCACTTGACTATTCTTTGCCAGGGGAATTCCTTGATCATAATCAATCTTCTATGTTATTCAACAACGgag GTAGTAATTCTcgaaagagaggaagagaaacaGCAGCAGCTAAGGCCATTGCGCCAAACCTTGTCAATTCCTTCTCTTtacaatcacaatcacaatctcCACACTTTGTAGACCTCACTCAACTTCATAATCAAAATGTAGTCTCCACAGGGTTGGGCTTATCCTTTGGTGATCAACAATTAAATCAGCAGCAACAGCAAAATCACGGCTGTCGctcctcttctttcctttctctattaCCCGATGGCTTGACCTTGCAAATCAAACAACAGCACGATGAAATTGACCGATTCCTTCAAGTCCAG GGCGAGCAATTGCGGCGGGCATTGACggagaagagaaagagacaTTATCGGGCACTGTTAAGGGCAGCGGAGGAATCGGTGTTGCGGCAGCTGAGGGAGAAGGAGACAGAGGTGGAGAAAGCCACCAGGCGCAACGCAGAGCTGGAGGCACGTGCCGCGCAGCTTGGCGTGGAGACGCAGCTTTGGCAGGCCAAAGCAAAGGCGCAGGAAGCAACTGCGGCATCATTGCAGGCACAGCTGCAGCAGGCCATGATGAGCTGTGAGGACCGCGGGGGAGGGCTGTCATGCGCCGGGGGCGAGGCAGAGGATGCCGAGTCAGCATGTGTTGACCCGGAGCGAGCTGGTCCAAAATGCAGAGGGTGTGCAAAACGGGTGGCTTCTGTGGTGGTTTTGCCGTGTCGACACCTATGCATCTGTGCTCAGTGCAACACGCATTTTCGGGCGTGTCCCGTTTGCCTCACCGTTAAAAATTCAACCGTTCAAGTCTATCTTTCTTAA
- the LOC106777296 gene encoding probable BOI-related E3 ubiquitin-protein ligase 2 isoform X2, with protein MLFNNGGSNSRKRGRETAAAKAIAPNLVNSFSLQSQSQSPHFVDLTQLHNQNVVSTGLGLSFGDQQLNQQQQQNHGCRSSSFLSLLPDGLTLQIKQQHDEIDRFLQVQGEQLRRALTEKRKRHYRALLRAAEESVLRQLREKETEVEKATRRNAELEARAAQLGVETQLWQAKAKAQEATAASLQAQLQQAMMSCEDRGGGLSCAGGEAEDAESACVDPERAGPKCRGCAKRVASVVVLPCRHLCICAQCNTHFRACPVCLTVKNSTVQVYLS; from the exons ATGTTATTCAACAACGgag GTAGTAATTCTcgaaagagaggaagagaaacaGCAGCAGCTAAGGCCATTGCGCCAAACCTTGTCAATTCCTTCTCTTtacaatcacaatcacaatctcCACACTTTGTAGACCTCACTCAACTTCATAATCAAAATGTAGTCTCCACAGGGTTGGGCTTATCCTTTGGTGATCAACAATTAAATCAGCAGCAACAGCAAAATCACGGCTGTCGctcctcttctttcctttctctattaCCCGATGGCTTGACCTTGCAAATCAAACAACAGCACGATGAAATTGACCGATTCCTTCAAGTCCAG GGCGAGCAATTGCGGCGGGCATTGACggagaagagaaagagacaTTATCGGGCACTGTTAAGGGCAGCGGAGGAATCGGTGTTGCGGCAGCTGAGGGAGAAGGAGACAGAGGTGGAGAAAGCCACCAGGCGCAACGCAGAGCTGGAGGCACGTGCCGCGCAGCTTGGCGTGGAGACGCAGCTTTGGCAGGCCAAAGCAAAGGCGCAGGAAGCAACTGCGGCATCATTGCAGGCACAGCTGCAGCAGGCCATGATGAGCTGTGAGGACCGCGGGGGAGGGCTGTCATGCGCCGGGGGCGAGGCAGAGGATGCCGAGTCAGCATGTGTTGACCCGGAGCGAGCTGGTCCAAAATGCAGAGGGTGTGCAAAACGGGTGGCTTCTGTGGTGGTTTTGCCGTGTCGACACCTATGCATCTGTGCTCAGTGCAACACGCATTTTCGGGCGTGTCCCGTTTGCCTCACCGTTAAAAATTCAACCGTTCAAGTCTATCTTTCTTAA